The following nucleotide sequence is from Sulfurospirillum arsenophilum NBRC 109478.
TAAAATTATTGCCGAAGATTTCTCTTTTTATTTGGTTTCTGATAGCGATTATTTAGACAATGAAGATGGTATATTAGTGGATGAAGTGCTTCAAAAAATGGATACGATTATGCGTAAGGAGTTTGGAAAACTCTCATCTGATTATAAGCAAGTAAATGATCAAATCTATTCTCAGAGCCAAGAGATCAAAACCATTCACGGTGAAATCCAGAGCGCTAAAAGTAAAAAAGATGAGTTGGTGGCACTTGAGAAAAAGCGTGAAAGTTCGGTTATAGCGCTTAATACAAAAAAAGAGGGCTATAAAAAGCAGTTGGATGATATTGCCAAAGAACGTGATGAAATTCGTACAACCCTTGAACAGCTCAAAATTATTAAAGTACAAGAAGAGAGTAAAATTTTAGCGGAAAAAAATGCTGCTGCGGCTAAAAGGGATAAAGGTCCTAGCACTGTAGGTGGTGGAGACAATAGCATCAGGCAAATTGGCTCTTCGTATCAAAACAGTAATGTTAAAAAATATGTGGGGGAGCGTACCATTGCTCCACTCGATGGTTACAGTGTCAAACGTAAATTTGGTGATTATGTCGATCCTATCTATAAAATTAAAATTTTTAATGAATCCGTTGTTTTGGCTTCTTCAACTCCTGATGCTACGGTCAAAAGTGTTCTCAATGGCAAAGTCATTTTTGCTAAAGATACGGCTTCAATGGAAAAAGTAGTTATTATCGAAAATAGTGATGAAATTCATACTATTTATGCACACCTCTCTAAAATTGCACCAACAATCCAAGTTGGGCAAAAAATCAAAAAAGGATATGTCATTGGTCGTATTGACAATGACTTAACGTTCGAAGTAACCCAAAAGAATTTTCATATTGATCCACTTGAGTTGATTGCAAAGTAACTTTTTAGGTCTTTTAGGATAAAATAAAGAAGTTTTCTATGCCTAAGATGCAGAAAGGTTTATACAATATGGAGAAGAGAAAAAGGGTTTTAGTTAAGTTCTCTGGTGAAGCGCTTGCTGGTGATAATGGGTTTGGTATTGACACTTCTATTTTAAAATTTATTGCGGATGAAATTAAATCATTGGTAATTCATAATATTGAAGTGGGTATCGTCATCGGCGGAGGCAATATTATTCGTGGTGTGAGTGCGGCAAAAGACGGTATTATCAAGCGGACTAGTGGCGATTATATGGGAATGCTATCAACCGTGATTAATAGCATTGCAATGCAAGAAGCGCTTGAACACACAGGAATGGAAGTACGCGTTCAAAGTGCGATTAAAATGGAAGCTATTTGCGAGACATTTATTGTAAGACGTGCGCAACGTCATTTTGAAAAAGGACGAATTGTTATTTTTGCCGCAGGCACAGGTAACCCTTTCTTTACAACCGACACAGCTGCAACACTTCGTGCTATCGAAATTGGCGCGGATATGATTATTAAAGCGACCAAAGTGGATGGCGTGTATGACAAAGATCCTAAAAAATTCCCTGATGCCGTGAAGCTCCGAGAATTGACGTATGATAGAGCCATGGATGACAATATCAAAGTCATGGACGATACCTCTATCGCTCTTGCAAAAGATAACAATTTACCAATCGTTATTTGCAATATGTTTGCAAAAGGGAATCTACAGAAAATTATTGAAGGCAACTTAGAGAGTTGCTCTATTGTTAGAAATAAATAAGGAAAAAAAATGGAAAGAACAGAAGAAATTACAGCAAGAGCTTTGTCTCTTGTCGGACAAGATCGTTATAAATTGGTTATGATGGTTTCAAAAAGAGCAGATCAATTATCAAACGGTGCAGAGCCATTGATTAAAGCGGATAAAAACAAACAAAAGTTTACAGACATCGCTCTTCTTGAAATTGCTGAAGGCAAAATTAGATTAGAATCTATTACTGATTTATAGCAGTCTGAAACTTGGAAGAGTTAGTCGAAATTGTTAAAGAGTGTAAGCGCTCTGATAAAGCGGTCGAACTCTTATACAAATATATCAAGCCAACACCAAATATTGAAAAAGCAGTTGCCTTTACGATAGCCAAACATCAAGGGCAGTATCGTAAAAGCGGTGAAGAGTACGTTATTCATCCTATTTTAGTGTGCGTTTTTGTAGGCTACTTGGGTGGTGATGAATCGATGATCGTCGCTGGCTTATTACACGACGTTGTTGAAGATACTTCGTGTTCAACCGAAGAAATTAAAGCAATGTTTGGTGAAGAAGTAGGGCATCTGGTCGATGGTTTGACAAAGATCGTTGAGATACGTGATGTTGAGCTTATTCCTTCCTCTTCCAATGACAAACTGGTAGCTTCGGCTCTGACTTTCCGCAAAATGCTCATTGCCTCTATTCGCGATGTACGTGTTTTAGTGGTTAAGTTGTGTGATCGTCTCCACAACATGCTTACTCTTGCCGCACTTGATCCTATCAAACAGCGCCGTATTGCAGAAGAGACCTTAGTGGTTTATGCTCCTATCGCGCACCGTTTGGGTATCTCATCTATTAAAAATCTTTTAGAAGATTTTAGTTTTTACTATGTCATGCCTAATGAGTACAATAAAATCGATGGTTACATCACAGAACATGGTCAACAACTCCAACTGCGCCTCAACCATTTTATTTCTAAAATTAAAAATCATATGCTCAAAGAGGGTTTTATTGAGAGCGATTTTACGATCCAAAAGCGCGTTAAACACTACTATTCCATTTATCTTAAAATGCAACGTAAAGGCGTTACCATTGAAGAGGTTTTGGATCTTTTAGCGATTCGTATTATTGTACGAACACCTATTGATTGTTACAAAGCACTTGGCATTGTCCATCAACATTTTAAGCCCCTTACGTCTCGTTTTAAAGATTATATCGCTATTCCTAAAGAGAATGGCTACCAGACCATTCATACCACTGTTTTTGATGATAAATCGATTGTTGAGTCACAAATCAGAACGTATGATATGAATAAAACCGCTGAGTACGGCGTTGCTGCGCATTGGAAATATAAATCAGGCGGACTTAATCCTAAATTGGATTGGCTGAATGAGCTTAATAACCAAAATGAAGAGATCGAAAATATTGAAGATTTTTACGCCATTGCCAAAGACAATCTCTACAGTGAAGATATCGCGGTATTCTCGCCAAAAGGTGACATCTTTACACTTCCTCGTGGTGCAACGGTTTTAGATTTTGCGTATGAAGTGCATACCGAGGTTGGAACCTATGCGGATGAAGCATACGTTAACAAGCAAAAAGTCCCTCTTTTAAGTGAGCTTAAAAATGGTGATATTGTACGCATTGTGACTTCCAAAGAGCCAAAGTATCGTTGCAGTTGGATCAATAGCGTTAAAACAGGAAAAGCAAAAAGTACTATCCAGTCGAATTGTCGTCAAAAAATCAAAGAGGTTAACCACAAAGTTGCCATTAAAATTCTTGCTCATGTTTTTGGTGTTGCCGAAAATAAGATAGAAGCGTGGGTTGAACAAGAACATGCAATGAAGAAGATTTTTAGGATAGCCACCGATTCCATCTACTTACAAGATGTTTCCAATACGTTAAAACTCTATGCCATGCAAGATACATTGCTTTTCCCATTGCTCAAAAAAGATCGTTATCACATTAAAAAACAGAAGTTTGAAAACATCGTTATCTATTCCAATCATCATATTTCTAACGTCTATTTTGACTATTGTTGTCATCCTAAACGAGGTGATGATATCGTCGGATTTAAAAAAGGGAATGATGTCTTTGTTCATCATAAATTGTGTGAACGTGCGGCTACATTAATGGAAGAGTATGAGCCAATGGTCTTTGTAAAATGGACTAAAGAAGCGCCAGATCGTTACAAGTTGATTGTTAGTCTTGAGAATAAGAAGGGTTCTTTAGCGGCATTTTTAGCTTATTTGGCTAAAATGCAGATCAATCTGGTCACCATAGAGCTTGGAAAAGCCGAAGATGAGGGCCATGCAGACTATTTTGAGATGATTTTAGAATTGCCTGATAAAAATGTCAGTGCTGTACGTGAAAACCTCAAAGGAAAATATCGCGTGATCGAATTTGTTTCGGTCAATGATGCTTATAAATAATCGAAGAAGGAAATAAGAGATATGGATATGCGGATTCAAAATGCGCTTCAAGAGATCAAAAGAGGCATTAGTGAGATTATTGATGAAGAGCGTATTGTTACATTACTCAAAAATTATTTTGAAAAAGGTGAAACATTTTTAGTCAAAGCAGGGTTTGATCCAACGGCTCCGGATCTTCACTTGGGCCATACGGTTTTACTTCAAAAAATGGCACTGCTTCAAAAATTTGGCGCAGTCGTACAATTTTTAATTGGTGATTTTACAGGCATGATCGGTGATCCAACCGGTAAAAATGAGACACGTAAAAAACTCACTCGCGAAGTTGTTTTAGCTAATGCGCAAAGTTATAAAGAACAAGTTTTTAAAATTTTAGATCCTGAAAAAACAGTGGTTATGTTTAACTCGGAATGGTTAAGTTCACTGGGTGCAAGTGGCTTAATTGAACTTACAACGACATTTAGTGTTGCTCGTATGCTAGAGCGTGAAGATTTTGAGAAACGTTATAAGTCTCAAATGCCTATTTCTATCAGTGAGTTTTTATACCCACTGCTTCAAGGCTATGACAGTGTTGCGATGAAAAGTGACATCGAAATGGGCGGAACCGATCAGAAGTTTAATCTTTTGATGGGACGTCATATGCAACGTACCTATAACATTGGTAAAGAGCAAGCGGTTGTTATGATGCCTCTGCTTGAAGGGTTAGATGGCGTTAATAAAATGAGCAAATCTTTGGGTAATTACATTGGTGTAACAGACGTCCCAAGCGAAATGTTTGGCAAGATGCTCAGTATCAGTGATGAATTGATGTGGCGCTATTATGAACTGCTAAGTACCAAAAGTTTAGAAGAGATCGCACTCCTTAAAAAAGATGTTGAAGCAGGTATTGTGCATCCAAAACATGCCAAAGAAATGATCGCTTTAGAGATAATAGAACGTTACCATAGTAAAGTAGAAGCCTTAGAAGCAAAGGCAGAATTTGATCGAGTACATTCTCAAAATGAGATTCCAACAGACATTGAAACGTCTACATGTAATGAATCGCCGATCTGGATTGCTAAAGCTTTGGTCGATTGTGGATTAGAAGCTTCAACGTCTCAAGCAAGACGCGACATCAAACAAGGTGCCGTAAAACTTGACCAAGAAAAAGTAGATGATGACCAGCTACAACTTGAATGTGGAGAGTATATCCTGCAAGTCGGTAAGCGTAAATTTGTTAAGTTAAAGGTGCAATAATGTCACTGAATGCTCTTAAAATCGGCAAATACACGATTGAATATCCTATTGTTCAAGGTGGTATGGGACTAGGAATAAGCTGGGATAAGCTTGCAGGAACAGTAAGTTTAGAAGGCGGTTTAGGTGTCATTAGCTCTGTTGGAACAGGCTACTATGAGAACACACACTTTAGCAAGAAAAATATCAATACACGTCCTTTTGAAACAGAGAATTTCTACTCAAAAACAGCATTAACGGCGATTGTAGAAAATGCACGTAAAATCTGTGGTTCTAAACCACTGGCTATGAATATTCTCTATGCGATTAATGATTATGAACGCGTCATCAAAGACTCCTGTGAGGCAGGGGTTAATATTATCATTA
It contains:
- a CDS encoding murein hydrolase activator EnvC family protein, yielding MRLWCLRVALFLPLILVAAPNTTQKIDEKAKTLQEKLQTEKQIHGKLQDIANDIVNEEKDIEKIKDKIEDLGRNINESQETVSRKNEYLDKLTKDTQQLSSQKRDLEQKIIKIIAEDFSFYLVSDSDYLDNEDGILVDEVLQKMDTIMRKEFGKLSSDYKQVNDQIYSQSQEIKTIHGEIQSAKSKKDELVALEKKRESSVIALNTKKEGYKKQLDDIAKERDEIRTTLEQLKIIKVQEESKILAEKNAAAAKRDKGPSTVGGGDNSIRQIGSSYQNSNVKKYVGERTIAPLDGYSVKRKFGDYVDPIYKIKIFNESVVLASSTPDATVKSVLNGKVIFAKDTASMEKVVIIENSDEIHTIYAHLSKIAPTIQVGQKIKKGYVIGRIDNDLTFEVTQKNFHIDPLELIAK
- the pyrH gene encoding UMP kinase, whose product is MEKRKRVLVKFSGEALAGDNGFGIDTSILKFIADEIKSLVIHNIEVGIVIGGGNIIRGVSAAKDGIIKRTSGDYMGMLSTVINSIAMQEALEHTGMEVRVQSAIKMEAICETFIVRRAQRHFEKGRIVIFAAGTGNPFFTTDTAATLRAIEIGADMIIKATKVDGVYDKDPKKFPDAVKLRELTYDRAMDDNIKVMDDTSIALAKDNNLPIVICNMFAKGNLQKIIEGNLESCSIVRNK
- a CDS encoding DNA-directed RNA polymerase subunit omega, with translation MERTEEITARALSLVGQDRYKLVMMVSKRADQLSNGAEPLIKADKNKQKFTDIALLEIAEGKIRLESITDL
- a CDS encoding RelA/SpoT family protein, with product MEELVEIVKECKRSDKAVELLYKYIKPTPNIEKAVAFTIAKHQGQYRKSGEEYVIHPILVCVFVGYLGGDESMIVAGLLHDVVEDTSCSTEEIKAMFGEEVGHLVDGLTKIVEIRDVELIPSSSNDKLVASALTFRKMLIASIRDVRVLVVKLCDRLHNMLTLAALDPIKQRRIAEETLVVYAPIAHRLGISSIKNLLEDFSFYYVMPNEYNKIDGYITEHGQQLQLRLNHFISKIKNHMLKEGFIESDFTIQKRVKHYYSIYLKMQRKGVTIEEVLDLLAIRIIVRTPIDCYKALGIVHQHFKPLTSRFKDYIAIPKENGYQTIHTTVFDDKSIVESQIRTYDMNKTAEYGVAAHWKYKSGGLNPKLDWLNELNNQNEEIENIEDFYAIAKDNLYSEDIAVFSPKGDIFTLPRGATVLDFAYEVHTEVGTYADEAYVNKQKVPLLSELKNGDIVRIVTSKEPKYRCSWINSVKTGKAKSTIQSNCRQKIKEVNHKVAIKILAHVFGVAENKIEAWVEQEHAMKKIFRIATDSIYLQDVSNTLKLYAMQDTLLFPLLKKDRYHIKKQKFENIVIYSNHHISNVYFDYCCHPKRGDDIVGFKKGNDVFVHHKLCERAATLMEEYEPMVFVKWTKEAPDRYKLIVSLENKKGSLAAFLAYLAKMQINLVTIELGKAEDEGHADYFEMILELPDKNVSAVRENLKGKYRVIEFVSVNDAYK
- the tyrS gene encoding tyrosine--tRNA ligase, encoding MRIQNALQEIKRGISEIIDEERIVTLLKNYFEKGETFLVKAGFDPTAPDLHLGHTVLLQKMALLQKFGAVVQFLIGDFTGMIGDPTGKNETRKKLTREVVLANAQSYKEQVFKILDPEKTVVMFNSEWLSSLGASGLIELTTTFSVARMLEREDFEKRYKSQMPISISEFLYPLLQGYDSVAMKSDIEMGGTDQKFNLLMGRHMQRTYNIGKEQAVVMMPLLEGLDGVNKMSKSLGNYIGVTDVPSEMFGKMLSISDELMWRYYELLSTKSLEEIALLKKDVEAGIVHPKHAKEMIALEIIERYHSKVEALEAKAEFDRVHSQNEIPTDIETSTCNESPIWIAKALVDCGLEASTSQARRDIKQGAVKLDQEKVDDDQLQLECGEYILQVGKRKFVKLKVQ